TACATCATTGTCATTACGAATCATAAAATAGATATACATCAGCTGAGAATCGAAAGTTTCAATGCTTCTTTATTACTAGCTAAGCTGGTACATGTCTATTACTACTTTTCCCATCACTCTCGATGGCAAGCTAATCGTAGGTACCccgaaaaaaaaaaaggaagtGATACACTATCCATGGATCTCTGAACAACGCATTATTAATTTCCTTGTATCGTAAATGTCAATTGACTGCGTCCCATGAATGCTCCGTGGTGATGAATTTATACGCAGACAGATATCAGAGCTCTTACAGAGCAAGGACAGCACCGAGAGCAGCGAGGAGACCAAAGGCGGggccagcaacagcagcagcgtTACCAGTAGGAACGCTGCTGGCGCTGCCGCTCTCGCTGCCggaaccagagccagaagTTCCGGTGGGGGTGGAAGCTCCGTGagtcttggtggtggtcCCGTTGCCGGGGTGGGGAGTAACTGGAACAATGGGGGACTCCTCGGGGAtgctggagaagatggcgggGACGCTGGCGGAGCCGGTGACGGAGGTGTCGATGCTGACGGTGACGGCGCCGGTGGTGGCAGCAGAGGTAGCGGTAGGCTTGCTCTCGCCGGCGGTCTTAGCGAACTCCTTGCAGGCCTCAGCGGCAGCGGACTGAGCCTTGAGGAGGTCTTGAGCCTCGCAGGCCTTGGTCAAGCAAGGGGTGATGATGGGGAGGAGCTTCGCCTGGAAATCGGAGGCGCATTGGCAGGCGGTGTCCTCGAGCTTGCAGCCGGCCTTGGGGATGTTCTCCTGGAGACATTTGAGCTGTGAGGTATTAGTTGGGTGCTGTCATGGATGTGTAAGTGGTCGGGTGTGTTTGGTTGACTTACAGCACACTCGGGTTGACCACCGAAGTCCTGAGCGGCAACGAGGCCAGCAGCAGCGAGGAAGAAAGCAGCCTTCATTTTGAATGTGGTGTGTGAATGATTTTGGTACTGTAACTAAACGATTGAGTGAAAGCGAGAGAGCTTTGAGGTATTAAGTCAACAATTAGACAGATGTACAGAGtaattcaattcaattcaacGAGAGGGATGTACAAAAGGCAACTAAGACAAGTCCTGGAACAGGTCGGCATCACCTCCTTATATACAATGTAGTAGAGTCTTGCAAACTTAAAAAGTCCCGATACTTTATTAGCCCAGTCAATAGTGCTGGACAGCAGACGTCAACAAGTGGCTGGACTACGAACGAATACAGGCTAAGGTACTGCTATTGGGGTGACCATTGACCTGGTCCTGATCCCATGCTAAGCTCTAGCACAGCTTCAGGCTGCAGAAGTGCCCCTGGACCCCTGGGTTCaaaccccccccccccccccgaGCCCGACAAGCCGATACCAACCTTCTGCGTACTGTACATAAAACACCTGGACCGACCAATCATGCCGAGTCCTGCGGCATAGGCGCTGATCTTTTTCGGTGGGTCTACAGCGCCGATAGAGTTCTAATGGCCTGTCAATCACCATATTTCAGTAACATTCTCACAACTCCCGTAATTGTCGGGTGTCATCGTCCGAGGTTTCATAAAACTCTACTTTTTTCCCTATCTTCCATTATCTTCTCCAAGCGCCATTTTGTGCTCGGCAGCGACCTCGGAACAAGGAAAATTGAGTTTTATTTTGTCTCTTCTAGTCTCTTATCCCCTAAATTTGCTACTCTTTCTCTTGTTTGTGCCGGTTGCCGTTTGGGGGCGACGCCGTCATTGCCCGTGGCGTTTCTTGGTATGCATCCGTGCATGTTTTAAGAGGAGGGGGGGGAGTCTTAATTGGTGCTACCCTCGAAACTAGGGATTTATTGCCCCGGACAACATCACAACAGTCAATGTCTTTCCAGATCAAGAAACATACGTACGTCGAATGTATTGAATACGAAGTAGCCTACCATAACTTTATTTCTCCATATAAGGTTTGATGATGCTAGTTCATGCATCAAAACTGCTCCTTTCGTCTGTTTACTCCTTTTTTTCAGAAGCTTCCTTTGGTTTCTCTCACTTATTCACTCAACTTACAAAGTGTATAGCATCCGGAACAAGATAGGGCTAGATATTAGAAGAAACATGCAAGCAACCGTCAACAAGCTATGAAACGCCACTAAACGGCACAAAGACCAGGATGAGAACATGATATGTACCACCATctcagcttctgcagctctCGCACACTGGATCAATCGTGACAACCTTGAAGGCTGAGCTGGCTTACTGTTACTGCTGCTATTGTCTCTTCTGAGTGTCATCTTCacatcctcaagctcatccatCAACGTCAGCTTATTGCCCCCTCACGCATTGTGCATGCGCGTGCATACAAACACTTACGCGTCGTCCCAAAGTGCCTCCTCGCTAGGACTTTTTGGCGGCCTTGTACGGATAAATTGGATGCTTCCCGACAAaacatcttccttctccctcGCTGCTATTGGTGGATGTCGGCTTCTAATTCGGGGAGGTGTCTAGACAGTGCAACTCCACGAAACGCAGTGATGCTTAAACGAATACTGCTGTAGCTCTCTCTGGCGgctgctttttcttcttttgacttcatcctcacaTGCAGGGTCAGATCAGCATCACCGATCAGCGGCTGCATGCCATGTGCAGATGCATCTCGTATCCGGAGTAACGTGTTGTCGAGGCTTGGAATCAGGCGAGTACGGCATAGCACTTACATAACCTCACATCATGCCAGCACCACATATGGATCTCCATTCGCTAAACAAAGCATGGTATACTGAGTAGAGAGGATGATCAAGACATCTAGAGACTTCCATAAATCTCATACCGAAGTAGCAAAGTCTGGTCTAATCGTAGGCTATAAACTCATGATGAGGTTCTCAAACCATAACCCAATCTCATAAGCATGAAAAAACAAGACACTATCAAATTCCTTGGATATGCTCATGTTCCTCAGCCCTTGATTTGCTTTACTAAGTCTTTCTCTTCAAGCGGGTAGTAGTGTATAATAATGACTGGGTACACATATAGCACACTGCACTTAACGTCCATTCGCAGTACCGCATACCAAACGTTGTTGAGCCTCCCTCAACTGCCATCTACGATTTCATTCCAATTACCTCAGCCACCAAACCTaagccaaagtcaattcTCCCTTCCGTCAGAATCCTCGATCGATATCCATCACTCGCTTACTTCTCGATCTGTGACACATATCCCATGTCGGCGCCCTAGCGTAGCCCTGTGGAGTTGAACAAAAAGCTTGGCTCAACATGGAAATCTTGCCAAGTTTCCTTGTGTGTTTGGCAATTGCTTATACAGCGGGACTCATGTGCCGTTCCTTTTAAATGATGCAAACAGAGATCTTGTCTTCAAAAATGACAGCGACTTTCCGCTAAAAATTCCATCATGTAGTCACTAGGGTGGAAATACTAGGACAGTAAATGCAGGTCTAAATACATTAACAAGCAAATGTAGGTTCTAATAATTATATGCCTAAAAACACATCGCCTCATGAATCATCGTCCCATCGAGGCCGATTCATGATAATGGGTCTCGCGGGATCCCACGGTCCCCGTATCTCGTTCTTGTACTTCTGAAGCCCTATCAGCCACCAGCTGCAGCCTCCTGTAGCCAGTATGGCAATGAGCACTCCAACAATCATGCCCACTAGTCCACTCTTCCACGGCCATCCAACTGTGTTCTTATCGTATCCCAGTATTAGGCCGACTCCGAAGCTTGCACCTAATACCAGCAGAATGGCAGAGAGGATATGGAAGCGCCAGCTTCGATGTCGTACATAGCGTCGGAATACTGGAAACAACCCAAACACCTCGATGCTGAAGAGTGTCAGACTGAACACCTGCTTGGTCGATGGTAGTCGGCTGGCGAGTACAGTCGATGCCATCAAAGCAGCATTTGTGGACAGCGATGCTGGAAACTTGGCACCTACACCTCCAGAGTAGTCAAAAAAGAAGATATTGATCGCGAGAAGCCAGAAGGACATGGCCCAGATGCTGTcgcttgatgttgatcgCGTTAGCGACTTGAGAATGGGACTCAGCCCAAGGAGCGTGCAATAGATAAGAATCGCGGACTTGACGGTCTCCATCCTCTGTCGATATCGATTTTCTTCTGCCAGGAGGGGCGGTGGTAGTTCGGGGAGATGTTCTTGACTCGCTCGTGGAGTGTGTGCGATACCACTGGCCAGGGAGGTCGTTGAAGCAGACTGGGCTCGATGCATCGTGCTAGGCGCATGCAGGTTGGTTGTCGAACTCGCAGCCGAAGCGACAGCAGATGGTGCGGCGGTAGACGGCGCCGACTCGACCCGGAACGGAGGTGGACGCCGGATACTGCCCGTGCGGGTTGGTCGCCTTAGACTTCCAGTCCGACCGGCCCTTCCCATCACATTCGCTGCCACGCCAAGACTCGGATCATCCGTGTCTTCAATTTCTGATAGCCAACGTTCCCAGAGGATCCATCCTACAAACGTAGCGAAGCTGCTCCAGCTTGTGACAGCAACAGGAGACACGCGTTCCTGAAATATGCCGacaaaacaaacaacaaAGATTATGACTGAACAGACATGCTGTAGTATGACCGTAGAGTCAGCGACGAGTGGCCAGAAGTCATATGGCTTGAGACGAGGGTTGCGCTGGAGATTCTCGAGGAAGGTCGCTTGATCGGTGTAGTTATCGGGGTCTGCAAGCTCAATTGTTAGCTGCCATTGTCCAATACAGGAATTTCCTGAGACATACACGATTGCTTAACCCacatcagcttcttccatggGCGTTTACGTCTTCGACTCCGGCCTCGCGGCCCTCGAGGAGGCGACACAAAGGCATCGTCAGGGGAAAGATGAGAACGACCGAAGCCATGAAGGGCCGAGTGGTCTAACGAGGGGAACGGCGTCTCGTCGTCGGTAGGGGGTAGCATGCTATCGAGAAGGCATTGGAGGCGTCGGGATCTGGGCCCGGGTCCGGGATCGGGATCGGGGGGTTGACTTGAACCTGGGCTTTTTGTTGGTGAAGTTGGAGCCGGAGCTGAAGTTGGaggctggtgttgatgccaatTGACACCTGTAATGAGTGGGTCGCCCAGGGTTAGTGGACTTGGAGATCGTGCCGTAGCGTCTCCTGTCATGGAAATGGATGGATCTACTAAACTATGACAAGTGCGTGTGTGTGCGTGCGTGCGTGCGTGCGCGAGCCTGTAGCTGTGTGTACTGTAATGTATGTAGGTGGCTAGTAAGACACGCTTGGATAGTTGAGATGTGACGGGCTTATCGTCATCTCCAGCTCCCGCTGGAGAATGTTGATCCTGCAGCAGTATGATATTCGTATACGTGAGAGGTACCTTATTGTCTCTTAAATTTATGTACCTCCGCTGTTAAGGTACTTCACACTTCAGGCAGGAGGATAACCGGAAGGAGCTGTCTTCTGGTGGGGTCAGTGATACACTTGCAGCTTCCCACTCATACTGCACAACTGATCGTGCAGTCACCAGTAGCAGAAGttttctctctcatctcctcttGCAAAGTTGAATTATGACCATAAAACACGATAGAAAATGTACCGATACACGGACCGAGAGTCAAAAAGAAGCTTTGATCAACCCTCAGGTCATTTCACTACCCTACACAAGCAGAGTCAGCTCAACCGCCTGACTCCTGATCCTCGCATGATTTCACAAACAGCACATTGCAGGAGAGAACGCCATCGGAGAGAAGACTCAGGTCTGGCGGCTACAGGGCGACcttcttgatggcattgGATACCGAAAGTGACAACATTGAGTATACGCAGATACGCATGTACACCGATGTTTCAAGCACAGTCATCAGCCTTTCCAATATTGAGCACATCACCGCTCTTCTTTCGATCCACCACCCACCATCCCATCCTGCTTGATCAGTCTGCCTTGGCATATTCAGTTACTTCTAACCAAGAAACCGGGTTGATATGCTAGACATGGTTCGTGGATACGCAGCATACAGAATGAACCGTGCAGAATGCAGGCCTTCTCTCCCTGTCACACTTATAAAACCACATAATTATCTCCACTCCTAGATAGCGACCACTTCGAGTCTGCCAGCCAATGGATCAGGTTAGCTCTCCCGATCCTGAGAGATCGATTTGGAGAAAAACGTGGTCTTGGGACCCAAACCAGCCACGCACCCGTACCTGCTGATGTGCTGTTATCGGAGAAATTGGATCATGTCGATGGCAAATCGAAATAGGAACCCGGTATTATTGTCTGACATTCATTCGCTCAGCCTTCACTCATCACCATTGCTATCTGCAGTCACCAAGGATGCCCACTGCTCGTTGCCCCAAGTCAGATCTCACTGCCAATCATAACCAGACTTGGTAAAGGCGTTCATTCTTGGACTGTCCCAGAACCAGTTCACCGGCACCAATCGCGTACTATCCCGCCTCAAGTTAACGGACTCCACACGGGGTTACCCGACATCCCTTGCAGGTTCCCGTCCAAGCCCTTCCGCCTCACTTCAAGCACATTTTGTTAAGCCAACCATACCGCCGGGTCCATACCAAACTCCCAGTTCTTCTACAGTACGGAGTGTAGGATCGAAAGATGCCTCGGTACCTCCACCGCGATAGAGAGGACACATCTTCAGATTTCCAACCAGGAGATAAAGATCGAAAACAAGCCAAGAATGGACAACTCAATCAACTCACTCCTTTGGTGTGTTGAGTTGAGCTGAAAGTGTCCGTTCGCGCGCTGACCCACGCTCTCGGACAACTGTCACCTACGGATACTAGCCCCGTGATAGACAATCGACATTCCCGGCACCATGAGCGGTCACCTCCAGATGACTGTTTGTAGCTGGGTAGATTGTACTCCGTGCTGAGGAGGTCCTGATTCTGATTGATCTCTCCGGCCCTAGCATCGCGTCGCATCGGTCTTGCCCACTGGCAGGCTTTTGCGTCGTATGCAGCCACGACTGGGATAGTCTGCCACCGTCCAACTCACATCACGCCATTATCCAAGACATATTTCACTAATGCTATAGACACACGAACTGATCGAGTGTCTCCGGATGCTGAGCGTTGTCTTGTTGCTGTTTCGACTCAGTACGAACACGACGAGATATCCTAGTCAAACATTTGATCAaaaagcaagagaagactATAAATCATATTTGAAGTAAGATGATGAGCTAAAAAGGACAACGAGGGGAAACGACGGGGCGTTGTGAGGCGTTTGGCAGATTTGCTTTTTTACAAGACAAGTGAGAGTCGAGAGGTAAACAAGAAGCGCGAAATGTTCGATAAAGTGTGATCGTCCACTCAAACATCTTGCACCATCTGCGGCTCCCCCGGTCTCATCACCACTTTGTTCCTTGGAAAGCTGTCTCATTGGTAGATTGACCGAGACACCAGAATCCGCCATGCAGTATGCCGCCATCGAACCGCTGAGGGCGGTGTCGGTGAACCATCCCGGTTTTAGTAACCTGTGACACAGTATAGCACATAGTCTATCTACTTACTATCTACCACCTACATACCTTACATGCATGCGTGCATGCAGGTATGCACCGCGTCCAACGATGGCTTCACGAGGATCAATTATTTTCCCCGCCCCGGACGTGCCGCAAACGGTCATGGTCCCCCCCTACTTGTAGGTATGACACTGTTTCCGTCTGTCCTCGTGAGAACCCCTGCTCTGGGGTTTGACACTATATACCCGACGTGAGATTAAAACCGCCGCTCATACCTCTTGGTTGGCAGCCAACCTTTGATGTCTTCTGCTGGTCTTTACTCTCTGGAGTTCATATACTCCACCCTCTGTTTACTATGATGGAGATGTCCGCTTCGTCCCATGGCCTCGAGACCATGGCGTCTTTGTccctctcaacctcagctACGACCGACTTTAATTCTTTACCAACGGAACTTCGTCTAAAGATATGGTCACGAGCGAGTGAGCCTCGTATCGTTTTATACGGTGATCTGGTTCAAAAGAGCCGGTCTTATCCCTTGCCTACCGTTACACAACTCAATGCGGAAGCGCGAGATGAAACTCGGCTGGGGTACGAACCAATTGGTAATGGATCATACTTCGACTTCTCCAGGGACATCCTCCTCTGTGACCACAAGATCTCAGATCAGGTGACCGACCAGTACCTAGATGGTCTTGCCCCGCGGATACGGCGTCTTGTCTTCTGGGACTGCTTCCCTGATGATGGACGGGTGGAGGGACCCTATCACTATTCTGTCTATCTATCAGCGTGTTACCGGCAGCCGGATTTTGGGAAAATCGAATTCGACAGGTTTTGGTTCCCTAACGTGGATGATATGTGGATTGTCAAGGTGGGGGAAATCGACCCAGCGTGGATGGTCCAGGTGAACCCAAAGTTGCCATATAAAATGCGACTTCAACAGTTGGCGAAGCAGTTCAGATACTGGGTGGACGAGAACATCATTGAGATGGCACCCCTGGACCTGAGGGAGCCAGAATCACAGGCTGTCTTGCATGACGGACGTTGCGGGAAAGAAGATTGCCATGAACTCAACAAACAGCGCAGCATAATGTTGTCCAAGGTTGCCTTCCTCGACGGTAGATACAAGGCTCCCGATGACGGACAGAAATGGATCCGAATCATTTCATGGCAAGCTGGTGAAGATAAAGCCGTATACGAAAACAGGATGAGATGGGTGGTTGTCGAGAGAATTCTGACATTTGATTTGCAACGAGATGGATGGAGCGAATCTGGAGTGGAAGTGAGACGACGTAGCAGTTGAAGGTAATAGAAGTGGATGGGGGATACCTTTGACAAGCGCAAGGCTCTGCCATACTGAACGATAAGAACAGTACCTCCTGGACAACTAATATCTGCGTGAAGTTCAACAACGGCACCAACACAGGGAAGAACAATTTGACACTCTCTGAGGGTAAATGAAGAACAGACGTGTAGAAGGGCTCAGGATTTGAAGAAAACTTGTTGGACTATTATGTCCAACCAGAAATGACGGACACAACGATCAGAACAAGCTGCGGTCTAGCGCTATCATTTTGCGCAACTCAATGATGAAACAAGCAACGGTAtctaattatttaaatattcATTCAAAACATACTGAGGTATGTTGTTTCTGTTATATATTGCATTTATAAACTTCATTTTCGAAACAAGCGGAACGATAGAAGAAAGAACAAAACTGAAAGATTATTTCCTCAATCCTCAGGTAAACCTGCATATTATAATTGAACTTATGAATAGCTAATGGTGTTCTTCTACTGTGCAACCCGTGTTACAGTTCAAAGTCCTTCAGCTTGTTTATCTGACATGGAACATCTGAACAGATCTCCCCTCACACTGAGATCGACGATATCATAGTAGTGTTCAGGCGAACATAGGAGGATGTAACATTAACCTCTGATCTGAACAACAGATTTCCAATCAACAGAGATCTGAAAATATGGACAACACCCAGAAATGATGAAACTGCATCTTCATACTGATGTTTCAGACATGAATTTGACTATAAAGGAAAGATATTCTGCAACTCTTTTGCGTATCTATGACAACATCCGTCATTTACATTTaccaagaagagatctcaacGTCGTAAATTCAACAGCTTTGAATATACCTATAATCTTGCTACCTCTATCATGTCTTCGGTACAGCCCAATAAAGAGGGAGTAATACTCGCTACCATGGGTAGTGATATCGACAAGCTCATTGGCCCTAAAACTGTCAGTTTCTTTCCTGAACGAGCACCTAGATGCCAAGATGACTATCACAGAATTGAGGCAATGATCTACATCAAACCTCATATGCCTAGACTTGGACCATATCAAGTGTTCAAGCGACTTCACCACACCCGTTTCCGAGACAGGGAGCATCGGTCGAGGCAAATGTCCGTTAGAAAGGACACCTTCTTGACACACCACATGGTCTTCCCAAAGCCTGTGCCCTCGCAATTTGGATTTCCTCATGGATATAACCTCATCAGTCTTGGTCTCCGTCTAGTTGCGTCAACTTTTGATTATGATGAAGCAATTCCACACATCCAGTTGACAGAATATGCTTGACGACCGTTGAGCCTCAGAATGTTCCCTCGTCTTGAAGAGTTTACTATGATGTGCCTGCGGCCTATTAGCTGCAGCTGCCAAAGTCGTTTACCCTTCCTCAATTCCTCAACAAACAAACGAGGTGAGTACTATGGCTTCCGCTACCACCAAGATACCCGACGCGTGGAGTACACTCAGCTAATTTGGTCTGACGTCGCAGAGCTTGCATTCGCCGGCGAGGATCTTGTAAATGAGCTATTTCCTTGTACAATTGTCCGTCTGTGGATCGTCGGACAACGACGCGGTCGGTATAGGATGCCAAAAGAGCTTGAATGGACGCACCTAGACTTGTATTCGGAGTTTAGTGAGCACTATCTCAACAGAATTAGAGACTTGTGGGTGCTGACTCGAATGAGACTCGAGAACCCGATTCGAGAGGAGATATGTAAGATGGTAGTCTGATCGACTTTGGGTAAGTattttgtggtgtttttgaAAGCACAAGGATTGAGAGTCGGAGTTGCTTCGTTTGATACTTTGGATGTAATGCTGGCCGTTACCCTCTCTTGGTATTGTACTTGATCTGCTATTTTACCTCGGAATTGTAAAAGAATTTGGATATTATTATTGCATTAGGATCTGTGAGATTTGACTTGCTATACTGTCGCTAGGCAAAGAGTTAACAAGTGGATGCTCTTGTCAGGCAGATGATTGTCTACCTATAAATCTCGTTAGACAAAGGTCCAAAGGTTGATTTCATGTCGCCAGTGCAAAAGGAGTGTTTCATAACTGAATAATAGTATTGATGCGACAATTGTTAATACGCTAGATGCCATACTCGCCCAATAAAGCAGTTGCCTAGGTATTGTTGCATACCTGGGCTTTATTACCCCTGA
The window above is part of the Fusarium oxysporum f. sp. lycopersici 4287 chromosome 8, whole genome shotgun sequence genome. Proteins encoded here:
- a CDS encoding phosphatidylinositol glycan, class C; the protein is MTGDATARSPSPLTLGDPLITGVNWHQHQPPTSAPAPTSPTKSPGSSQPPDPDPGPGPRSRRLQCLLDSMLPPTDDETPFPSLDHSALHGFGRSHLSPDDAFVSPPRGPRGRSRRRKRPWKKLMWVKQSYPDNYTDQATFLENLQRNPRLKPYDFWPLVADSTVILQHVCSVIIFVVCFVGIFQERVSPVAVTSWSSFATFVGWILWERWLSEIEDTDDPSLGVAANVMGRAGRTGSLRRPTRTGSIRRPPPFRVESAPSTAAPSAVASAASSTTNLHAPSTMHRAQSASTTSLASGIAHTPRASQEHLPELPPPLLAEENRYRQRMETVKSAILIYCTLLGLSPILKSLTRSTSSDSIWAMSFWLLAINIFFFDYSGGVGAKFPASLSTNAALMASTVLASRLPSTKQVFSLTLFSIEVFGLFPVFRRYVRHRSWRFHILSAILLVLGASFGVGLILGYDKNTVGWPWKSGLVGMIVGVLIAILATGGCSWWLIGLQKYKNEIRGPWDPARPIIMNRPRWDDDS